In the genome of Halosolutus amylolyticus, the window GGCGGAAGAGTACGGCATCGTCGTGGACACTGTGAACCCGCAGTACACGAGCCAGCAATGCTCGAAGTGCGGGTGTACGTTGGAGGAGAACCGCGACGACCAGCACTTCGGGTGCCTCGACTGTTCCTACACGGCGAACGCGGATTACAACGCCGCGAAGAATATTGCTCGGAAACTCGCGCTCAAACTCCAGCAGGGGCAGAAGTCTCCCGCTGGAGGGGCGTTCTGTCAGTACGCCCTGAAGTCAGGGATGATGACCGTGAACGACAGTAGTGTGTCGTCCGACACCTATGTGTCGGCAGACCGGGAGTCCACTGACAAGCCCACCGCTGAAGCGGTGGGTAGCTGACGCCGCGACTCTCCGATCGGGAGGCCGAGGACGACCCGGCGGACGAGTTCGACGATCGGACGTTCAACTGACGACGGGCGGTGCCGAGTCGCGGCCGGAAATTTGGGTCGATCGAGAGGATGTTTTAACTGCCGACCGTTCGACGAACAGGTATGGACCTCTCCGATTCCGTCGGCGCCGCCGTCGCGGTCTTGCGACGTCGGCCTGCCGACCTGCTCCCGTTCTACCTGCTCGGGGCCGCGATCCCCGCGATCGTCCGGGTCGTTCCCTTCGCCGCGCTGGTCGTCGGCTACCTCTACCTCGACGCGACGGGTCGACTCGCGACCATCCGGGGCGAACTGGCGAGCCAGGACCTCGAACCGCCGGATCCGGAGGCCGAGCCCGAGGCGTTCGAGGCGTGGGCGTCCGGCCTCGAACCGATCGTCGAACAGCTGTTCACGCCGGCGATCGGCGCCCTCGTCGCGGTGACGCTCCTCGTGAGCCTGCTCGTGCTCCTCGTGCTGTACGCGATCGTCGGTGCCGCCCAGATGACGGCCTGTTACGGCCGGCTCCGCAACGAACGCGGCCTGATCGCCGGCCTCGCCGGGGGTCGCCGGTACTGGCTCCGGTTCCTCGGGCTCTACCTGCTCGAGGTCGTCCTCTGGCTCGTCGTCGCCGGTGCCGTCGTCGGTGCGACGGTCCTGCTGGGCGGCGTCGCCGGCGCTGCGATCGGGCCGGCCGCCGTCCTCGTCGTGCTCCCCGCCCTGCTGGTCGGGTTCCTGGCGATCGCCGCCGTCCGGGCCGTCTTCGCGTTCGCCCCGGTCGCCGTCGTCGTCGACGACGTCGGGATCGGCGGCTCGCTCTCCCGGACCCTCGGCTTCGTCCGCCACCACCCGATCGCCGCCGGCTTCTACTACGTCGTTTCCGTCGGCTCGCTGATCGCGTTCTCGACCGTGACCGGGGTGCTCGCGCTCGTCGACGTCGTCAGCGTCGGCGGACTCGTCACCGCGGTGCTGGTGTTTCCCGCCCTGGATCTGCTGAAAACCGGGCTGTACACCGACGGACGGGGACGACTCGATCCACCCGTCGCTCCCGATCGATCGCTCCGGAACCAGGTCGTCGATGGCGTCCGGACCGGCTGGGCCGAACTGGTCTCGTTCGTCCGGTCGACGCCGCTGACGCACGCGTTCGTGGTCGTCCTCGCCGTCGCCTCGTTCTGGGTCGGCTGGGAAGGCGCGGCGCCGTTCGCCGACGCGTTCGAGACGTCGATCGGCGCCCGACTCGAGGGACACGTTCCCCCGGCAGCGGCCCTGGAGTTCTTCGCCAACAACTGGCTGGTCGCGATTACGACGGCCTACGCCGGCTTCGCCCTCGCGGTCCCGGCGCTCGTCTCGCTCGTGTTCAACGGGCTCGTGATGGGCGTCTACGCCCGGACCGAGGTCGCCCCGACCGAACTGGCGGCGTTCGTCGCCCCGCACGGGATCCTCGAGATTCCCGCCATCTTCATCGCCACCGCGCTCGGGCTCTCGCTCGGCGCCGTCGCCGCTCGCGTCCCGCTCGGGCAGGTCACCCGATCGGAACTCGCCGACGCCCTCGAACGGGCGTTCTGGGTGCTCGTCGGTATCGGTCTCCTGCTCGCAATCGCGGGATTCGTCGAGGGGTTCGTCAGCCCGTACTACTACCACCTCTTCCGCTAGCCGACGCTGAGAGGGAGTGTGCTTTTTACCGATCCGATCGACGACTCGCCCATGGCACTCCAGAAGAACGTCGGCGGTCTCGATCGACTCGCCCGCGGCGTGCTCGGCGTCGTCCTGCTCGGCGTGGCCGCCGGGGCCGCGATCGGCGGTCGGCGGACGGTCGGCGTCGTGGCAGGGGTCGTCTCGATCGGGCTGCTGGTGAACGCCGCGACGCAGTTCTGCGGGCTGAACGCCGTGCTCGGGGTCGATACCTGTTCGCGGGACGCGGATACTGACCCCTGACCGCTCGCGGACCGCTCACTGGTAGGCCTCGAACTCCTTCCCGAACAGGAGGAAGTACGCGGTGCCGACGAGCCCGATCCCGGTCGCGATCGTGAACGCGAGCGTCGGCGACCCGGCGAACACCGGGTCGCCCGTCAGCGGGTTCGCGAACCCGCCCCATATCAGTCCGCCGAGCGCGGCGCTCGGGATGACGATCAGGTTCCGCAGGAGGTAGTAGGCCCCGGTGACGCGGCCGCCCGCCCCCGCCTCGGCCGGGCCGACGATCAGCGCCTTGTGCGCGGGGAGACCGGCGAAGCGCAGGCCGGAGAAGGCAAACAGGGCGGCGAGGACGGCGGCGCTCTCCGGCGCGGTGATGAGCATGACCGGGAACACCGCGTAGACGACGAAGCCGAGCGCGACGACCGGTTTGAGACCGACCCGTTCGGCCGCCAGCGCCGCTGGGAACATCACGAGCAGTGCGACGAGCATCTCGAGGCCGAGCAGGAGACCGAAGTACGACTGTGGCGAGAGCGCGATCGTGCCGACGGCGGGCAGTGAGAGGGTGAGCCCGACCCCGAGAAACCGCGTGACGACGATGACGAAGAAGACGTAGACCATCCCGTTGGCGAAGCGCACGAGCGTGTCGCCGACGAGCAACGGCCGGAGCTCGTCGGGCATCGCTCGCAGATCGACGAGCAACTGCGAGACTCCCTCGAACTCCTTTCCGATGCTGTCTTCGGCGCCCTCGTAGAGGACGTGCTGGACGACGGTTCCGAGGACGCCGAAGACGAGCGCGACGACGAGGATCAGCTGGAACGCGAGCACGACGTCGCTGTCCGTCGAGCCGAACGGGAAGAACAGCGCGGCGGCGATCAGCGGCCCGACGAGAAAGGCAGTCCGCCGGAACGTCTCCGTCGACGCGAAGCCAGCCGCGAGTCGCGACGGCGGGACCGCCTGCTTGACGATCGCGTACGTCGCGCCGAGCCCGAACGACTTCCAGGCCTGGGCGAGGATCAGACCGAGAAAGATCGCGACGATCGCGAGGGAGGTCGGACCGATCGTCACGTCCGCGAGAAGCGGCGCAGCGAGCCAGACGCCGAAGCCGAGCGTCGAGCACAGCCCGAACGCCGTGAGCGCGTACCGCGAGCCGATCCGATCGGAGATCGCACCGCCGGGATACGGGTAGAGCGCACTGATGACGTTCCCGAACGTGCCGAAGAGTCCGACGACGAACGCCGTCGCCCCGAGCGCGGACATGTACTCGGCCATGTATCGGCTGGTCATCTGGAAGCCCAGGCTGAACGCGAACATCGCGAGGGAGAGCACCAGGACGTCCCGCTCGAGCGCGAAGAACTGGCGGAACGCGTCGAGCGGATCGATCTCCTCCTCGCGGGCCTCCTGCTCGAGACTCATACGGACAGATGACTGCTGGAGGGGCTTTGGTTTTGTTCTCGTCCGCTCCGTGCGTCGAGCGACCCGCTCCCGTCAGCGGCCGGCAGAAATATCGAACCAATAAAGACCGGCGGGTCCATCGTGGTGGACATGACGACGACGCTCGGAACGGCGAGCGCGGGGCCCGGCGAGATCGATACGGGCCGGCTCGAGGTCGGCGAGACGCGGGACGGCAGCCCGATCGGTCTCCCCGTCGCCGTGATCAACGGTGCGAAATCGGGCAAGACGCTCTACATGCAGGCCGCAAGCGACGGCGACGAACTCAACGGAGTCGGCGTTATCCAGCGCGTCGTGCCGCGACTCGATCCCGCCGAACTCTCGGGGACGATCCTGATCGTTGGCATCGTCAACTACCACGCGTTCCAGGTCGCCGAACACCGGAACCCGATCGACGACACGAAGATGAATCGGGCCTACCCGGGCAACGAGTCGGGAACCTCGAGCGAGCGGATCGCGGCGGCGACGTTCGACGTCGCGACGGGGGCCGACCTCGTGCTCGACCTCCACCAGGGATCGACGAGCCGGATGATCGACGAGGTCCGGGTTCGCTGTGGCGGTCGCCACCGGCTCCACGGCGAGTGCCTCGAACTGGCGAAGGCCTTCGGCTGTGGCTACGTTCTCGACCAGAAGGGGCCGGACGGGCAACTCGCCAGGGCCGGCCCCGACGAGGGCGTCCCCACGGTCGATCCCGAACTGGGCGGCAGCGTCGGCTGGGACGAGGAGAGCATTCGGAAGGGCGTCGACGGCGTCTTCAACGTGCTCAGGTACTACGACTTCCTCGACGGAGAGACCGCCGTCACGACCCAGACCCGCGCCAGGGGGTTCGAGCAGTACGGAGCCCCCGCCGGCGGCCTCACGACGCTCGAGTCGGACCTCGGCTCCCGGGTCAGCGCCGGCGACGTGCTGTTCGAGGTGACGACGCCGTTCGGCGAACCGAAAGCGGAAGTGACGGCCGACAGCAGCGGCATCCTCTGGCGAACGCGGCGGCTCCCGCAGGTCGCGACCGGGGAGTACGTCTGCTCCGTCGCCACCGACATCGACGAGTACTAACATGGCATCCGATCTCACCTGTCCCGACTGCGGTACGGTCTACGAGGCCGGCCCGGACGAACCGTGGCGCTGTGGCTGTGGCCACGCCCTCGAGTTCACCGAGCATCCGCTCCCGGAAGGCGAACCGCTCCCGCTCTCGCGACTCGACACCACCGACGGCCTGTGGACGTTCTTCGAGTTCCTCCCGATCGAGCAACACGTCACCTTCTTCGAGGGCTTTACCCCGATGGTCGACGCCCCCGAGTGGAACGCCGACTTCAAACTCGAGTACGTCTTCCCGACGGGCTCGTTCAAGGACCGGGGCGCGACGACGACGCTCTCGCGGGCCGTCGAACTCGGCGTCGAGAAGGTCATCGAGGACTCCTCGGGCAACGCCGGAGCCGCGATCGCGACCTACGCGGCCCGCGCGGGCATCGACGCGGACATCTACGTGCCGGCGGACGTCAAGCAGTCGAAGCTGATGATGATCCAGCGGGCCGACGCCCGTCCCGTCCGGATCGAGGGGAGTCGGCAGGACGTCACGGACGCCTGTATCGACGCCGTGGAGGGGGACGGCGAGGACGGGGACGGCGACACCGACGACGTCCCCTGGCAGACCGGCGAGGGCTGGTACGCCAGCCACGCCTGGAATCCCGCCTTCTACGCCGGGACGATGACCTTCGCGTTCGAGGTCGCCGCCCAGCGCGGCTGGACCGTCCCCGACGCGCTCGTCCTCCCGATCGGCCACGGCACCCTCTTCCTCGGCGCGTACAGGGGCTTCTCCCTGCTGAACGAGGCCGGGATCGTCGACGGCATGCCCCGACTGCTCGGCGCGCAGGCCACCGGCTACGCGCCCATCGTCGACGCGCTCGGCGGCGACACCACCGACGCCGAGGGCAACGGGACCACGATCGCCGACGGGATCAAGATCGCCGCGCCCGCCCGCGAGGACGAGATTCTCGACGCGATCGCCGCGACGAACGGCGACGCCATCGCGGTCGGCCCGGACCCGATGGAGACCGCGCTCGATCGGCTCCACCGCGGCGGGTTCTACGTCGAACCGACCTGTGCGGCCGCGCCGGCCGCGTTGCGCCAGTACCGCGAGCGGGGAACGATCGGCGAGGACGAGGACGTCGTGGTTCCCCTGACCGGGACCGGACTGAAAACCCTTTGATGGCTGGAGCCCCGATCCCTCGATAGATGGTCAGCCGACCGCCAGCGTTCTGTCCCGACTGTGGCGACTCCCTCGAGACGATTTCGTTCGACGGTCGCGAGCGCGAACGGTGTCCCGACTGCGAGCGGATCGTCTGGCACAACCCGGTTCCGTGCGCCGTGGTCGCCGTCGTCGATCGGACGGCCCCCGACCCCGCGGTGCTCTGCGTCGAACGCGGGGTGCCACCGGGGGTGGGAGAGTGGACGCTCCCCGGCGGCCACATGGAAGTCGGCGAGGAACCCGAGACGGCCGCGGCCCGCGAACTGGCGGAGGAGACCGGCGTCACGGTCGATCCCGACGCGCTCGACATCCTCGACGCGACGACGGTGGCCCCGCGGGACGGCAAACACGTCGTCACGATCCACTACGTCGTCGATCGCGCGGCGACCGACGGCGAGGTGATCGCGGGGAGCGACGCGAGCGCGGCGCGGTTCTGGTCGCCCGCGGACTTCGAGGCCGCGAACGGGACGTTCCGACCGGTCCACGAGGAGCGGTTCCGGGACGCCGCGGCGTGGTTCGAGTAGGCGGCGGCCACTCGGCGGAGCGACGCGAGATCACGGGATTCATTACTGGCCCGGGCCAGGTGCGGACGATGAAAATACCGTCGTTCGCCATCGGGATCGCCGGTGGCACGGGAGCCGGGAAGACGACGGTCTCACGCACGGTCGCCGAGACCGTCGGCGAGGCCGTCACGCGGATCCCCCTCGACAACTACTACGAGGACCTCTCCCATCTCACGTTCGAGGAACGGGAGGCGGTCAACTACGATCACCCGTCCGCGTTCGAGTGGGAACTGCTGCGGGACCAACTCAACGCCCTGCTGACGGGCCAGCCGATCGAGATGCCACAGTACGATTTCGAGGTACACAACCGCGCGGACGAGCGCGTTACTGTCGAACCCTCGGACGTGATCGTCCTCGAGGGGATTCTCGCCCTGCACGACGAGGCGATCCGCGACATGCTCGATCTGCGGGTGTACGTGATGACCGACGCGGACGTCCGCATCCTGCGCCGGATCGAGCGCGACGTCATCGAGCGCGACCGCGACCTCGAGGGCGTCATGGACCAGTACCTCGAGACGGTCAAGCCGATGCACGAGAAGTTCGTCGCGCCGACGAAGAAACACGCGGACGTGATCATCCCCGAAGGAGCCAACCGGATGGCGATCGACCTCCTGACCGAGAAAGTGGAGGCCGAACTCTCCGACGGGCCGACGCGGGACGATCCCGATCGGGAACTGACGTTCGACGGCCCGACGACGGACTGATACGGATTGCTGTACCGATGTACCGGCGCAACCGCCGCCCGGATCGCGGTTGCGCCGGAACTGACGTACAGTAAACCGTATGAAATGGGGGTCGGCCGATCGGAACCCCCGTCAGGAGTTTCACGACCGGAACCGCTCGTGGCAGTTTCTCGATCGGAACACCCTCGCTGGAGTTATGTCGCTACTCGATACATTCGGTGTATGGACATCGTCACGACCGAGACGATCCCCAACCGCGAGATCGTTGAGACGCTCGGTATCGCCCGCGGAAACACCGTCGAAGCGCGGAACGTCGGGCGGGACATCACCCAGAGCATCCGGAATCTCGCGGGCGGCGAACTGAAGGCCTACTCCGAACTGCTCACGAAAGCCCGCAACGAGGCGATCTCGCGGATGAAAGCCGATGCCGAGGAACTGGGCGCGGACGCCGTCGTCAACGTCCGCCTTGAGACCTCCGCGGTCACCGACGGCGGGTCCGAAGTGATCGCGTACGGGACCGCCGTCAGACTCGAGTGACGCGCCGCCACGACGGCTGTCCAGAACGCCACGACCGATCGGCGACGAAACCCGACATTCCTTTACTTGCCCCCTGAATACGGGCGGGTATGTTTCGTGCCCTACGCGCCGAGGTCGAGGCTGCCCTCGAAACGGCGCTCGCCGATCGCGACTTCCCGACGGACGATCTCGGGATCGAAGAACCGCCGGACGACGTCGAGAGCGTGCTCGCCTCGAGCGTGGCCTTCCGACTGGCGGGCGAGGCCGGTGCCCCGCCGCCACAGGTCGCCGAAGAGATCGCCGACGCGATCGACGTCGACGACCTGACCTACGTCTCCGAGGTGGGGACCCAGGGGCCGTACCTCAACTTCCTCCCGAGCGACGCCTACCTCGCGGAGACCCTCGAGACCGCCACGGGAGACGAGTACGGCGCCCTCGAGGACCGCGAGGAGTCGGTCGTCGTCGAACACACCAGCGCCAACCCGACGGGGCCGGTCCACGTCGGGCGCGCACGGAACCCGATCATCGGCGACGCGGTCGGCAACCTGCTCGACTACGCCGGCTACGACGTCGATCGGCACTACTACGTCAACGACGCCGGCCGCCAGGTCGCGACGTTCACCTGGGCCTACGAGACCTTCGACGAGGACGATCTGGAAGAAGACCCGGAACGCGATCGGATCGAGTACGACCTCGTGCGCTACTACCGGAAGGGCAACGCGTTCCTCGAGAACGCCGACGACGACGCGGTCGCCGAGGCCGAGGCCGAAATCGAGGCGATCATGCAGGGCCTGGAGGACGGCGACGAGGAGACCTACGAGCGGATCAGCGAGGTCGTCGACCAGGTCCTCTCCGGGATGAAGGCGTGTCTCGGACGCCTCCCCGCCGAGTTCGACGAGTTCGTCAAAGAGACCCGGTTCATGTTCGACGGCTCGACGGACGATCTCGTCGATCGACTCCAGGAGCTAGACGAGGCCGTCTACGAGGAGGACGCCTGGCAACTCGACCTCGAGGAGCACGGCATCGACAAGAAGATGGTGTTCCTGCGCGCGGACGGCACCACCCTCTACACGACCCGCGACCTCGCCCACCACGAGTGGAAGTTCGAGAACTACGACCGCGCCGTGACCGTCCTCGGCGAAGACCACAAGCTGCAGGCCGACCAGCTCCGGCAGACACTCGACCTGCTCGGCAACGACGTTGACCAGCTGGAGAACGTCATCTTCTCGTGGGTCAACCTCCCCGGCGGACTCGGGATGTCCACTCGCGAGGGCACCGGCGTCGACCTCGACGACCTGCTCGACGAGGCGATCGATCGCGCCCGCCAGGAGGTCGAAGACCGACTGGACGATCGCATCCGCGACGACGAACTCGACGAGGACGACATCGAGCGGATCGCCCACCAGGTCGGGATCGGCGCCGTCCGCTACGACATCGTCTCGAAGCAGCCGACGAAAGCGATCACCTTCGAGTGGGACCAGGCGCTCGACTTCGAGGCCCAGTCCGCACCGTACGTCCAGTACGTCCACGCCCGCTGTTGCGGGATCCTCGAAGAAGCCGGACTCGACCCCGCCTCGGATCTCGCGACACAGGCGGGGATCGACCTCGAGGCAGCGGCCGACGCGAACCTGCTCGACGCGCCCGAAGAGCGGGACCTGCTCGAGACGATCGCCCGATTCCCCGCCGCCGTTGAGGAGGCCGCAGACGACCTCGAACCCCACCAGATCGCGACCTACACCCGCGAGTTCGCGGACCGCTTCAACGCCTTCTACCGCGAGTGTCCGGTGCTCGCCGACGACGTCGACCCCGACGTCCGGGACGCGCGACTCGCGCTGGTGGCCGCCTCGAAACACACCGTCGCGAACGCGCTGTCGATCCTCGGCGTGGAAGCGCCGCGATCGATGTAGGCCGACGTCGTAGCACCGCGACCGAGGTGACGATTCCGCTGACTGTCCTTCCGGCCAACCGTATCCGCGTGAAAACAGAGGCCGCTATCGGGGACCACCGTCCGACGAACCCACGTGGGAGTCGGGCCGCTGGCGAGACGCAGCGCCGGGCTACTCGACCGTCTCGCGGACCAGATCGAGGAACTCCTCGTCGGTCAACTCGTCGTTCATGTACTTGTAGATCCACACGGGGCGGACGGAGAACGACAGCACGCGGCCGTTCTCCTCGTCGTTGATCGTGTACTCGATGGTGTCGATCTCCTGTTTGAGTTCGGCGATGTCGTACGTCGGCCGCTCGAGGTCGCGGGCGAGGGACTCGAATTCCGCGTACAGCACGTCCTGGTCGGTCGTCGTCGTCGTGGCCTTGACCCGAACCGTCGCGCCGTCGCGTTCGACCCGATCGATGCTCACCACGTCGCTGTCGACGGAGAGGTCCGGGGCGTCGAACCCGGGGACGTCGTCGTACTTCTCGTCGTCACCGTCGCCGTCGTTTCCGTCACCAGTGTCGTTGTCGTCACCGTCACTGTTGTCGTCGCCGGACCCGTCGTCCGTGCCGTCGCTGTCCTCGAGCCCGTCCTCGGGATCCGTGGAATCGTCGTCGGTCTCGGACCCGAAACAGCCGGCCAGCGCGGTTGTGAGGGCGGCACCACTGCCGATGAGGAGTCTTCGTCGCTCCATGCGCGAGGCATTGGTCGACTCCGTGATTAGTAATCAGTTCGTACCCGTTCTCGCACGGGACGCTCCAGATCGAGTGACTCTTTCGATTCGTGAAATCGGCCACATAGCCCGTCTCTGTCCGGAAAACCCCCATTTCGAGGACGAGGGCGCATTCCGGGGAGTCAGGCGATCGTGAGTGTCCGGTCCGGGTGGTAGTCACCGCGTTCGACCCGCGGGCCCGTCGCCCGGCGTCACGCGGTGGTTCCAGACGTGACCTACCGTCGGGGTAGGGAACGACGAACCCGTCGACCGCCGGTGCGGGAGCCGTCGCACGCGAATCGAACGACGGTACGTGGTCAGGGGTCCGTCTCGGCTTCCGTGATCGCGCTCGAGACGTCGTCCTGTGCGGCCTCGCGGCCCTCCGATCCCTCGTCGGGCGTACGGTCGATCACGGACGCGTCCGCCCCCCCGCTCGAGCCGTCGGCGGCCCGACTGCCGCCGTCGCCAGTCGTGTCGCGACCGCTCGGCGGTCGATCGGGGACGTCGATACCCGAGAGATCGGCCGCGAGCCGGCGGTAGGCTACGGCGGCAGGGCCGTCGGGTTCGTAGACGACCAGGGGCGTCCCGGCGTAGACGCTCTCGCGGGCCGACGGATCGTCCGGGATCGTCCCCAGCAGGGGAACGTCGAGACGGGCGGCGATCTCCTCGTAGGAGACGTCGCTGTCCGGCCGGGTCCGCGTGATGACGAGGCCGGCGATCTCGCCACCGGACCGATCGGTCAACTCGAGGGTCTTCTTCGAGTCGTGGACGGCCGCGGGTTCGGGCGTCGAGACGAGCAGGACGGCATCGGCCAGCCCGAGCGGGAGGACGGTCTCGTGGCTGACGCCGGCACCGACGTCGAGAAAGACGTAGTCGAACGACGATCGAAGCTCCGAGACGACGTCGCGAAGACCTTCGGGGGAGGTTTCGGCGTAGTCGTCGAGATCCGTACCGCTGGGAACGGCGACGATATTCTCAGCCAACCGATAGGTCGCGTCGTCGATCGATGCGTCGCCAGCCAGCACGTCGTGTAGCGTCGTCGCGCCGGGAGAGAGGCTGACGAATCCGGCGAGGTTCGCCATCCCCAGGTCGGCGTCGACGATCGCGACGCGCTTGCCCGCCTGTGCGAGCGCCGTCCCGAGGTTAACCGTGGTCGTCGTCTTGCCGACGCCGCCTTTCCCGCTCGCGATAGCATATACCGTCTCCTGAGACATACTCGAGTACTGTCCGGACAGTTGCACGGCAGCACCTTAAATCGTGACCACACTCCGGCCGGGCGATCCGGTGTCATATCCCATACAATTTCCGGGTCGTCGGCACCGTCTCGCCACCGCGCTCGCCGGCGACGAACGGGTCGACTCACGATGACAGGGAACACGGTGTGTCAAAGGATACTTACACGCAGCACTGTTTTGTACGGCCAATGAGCCAGGAGGGCGAGCAGGAGCAATCCGACCGGAAAAAATACGAGTTCCGGAAGGTTATCGAGGATCTCAAGGACTACGACGGTTCCGGTACGCAGCTCGTGACGATCTACGTTCCCGACGACAGACAGATCAGCGACGTCGTCACCCACGTCACTCAGGAACACAGCGAAGCGGCCAACATCAAATCCAAGCAGACCCGAACGGCCGTCCAGGACGCGTTGACGAGCATCAAGGATCGGCTCCGGTACTAC includes:
- a CDS encoding stage II sporulation protein M, translating into MDLSDSVGAAVAVLRRRPADLLPFYLLGAAIPAIVRVVPFAALVVGYLYLDATGRLATIRGELASQDLEPPDPEAEPEAFEAWASGLEPIVEQLFTPAIGALVAVTLLVSLLVLLVLYAIVGAAQMTACYGRLRNERGLIAGLAGGRRYWLRFLGLYLLEVVLWLVVAGAVVGATVLLGGVAGAAIGPAAVLVVLPALLVGFLAIAAVRAVFAFAPVAVVVDDVGIGGSLSRTLGFVRHHPIAAGFYYVVSVGSLIAFSTVTGVLALVDVVSVGGLVTAVLVFPALDLLKTGLYTDGRGRLDPPVAPDRSLRNQVVDGVRTGWAELVSFVRSTPLTHAFVVVLAVASFWVGWEGAAPFADAFETSIGARLEGHVPPAAALEFFANNWLVAITTAYAGFALAVPALVSLVFNGLVMGVYARTEVAPTELAAFVAPHGILEIPAIFIATALGLSLGAVAARVPLGQVTRSELADALERAFWVLVGIGLLLAIAGFVEGFVSPYYYHLFR
- a CDS encoding YgaP family membrane protein — protein: MALQKNVGGLDRLARGVLGVVLLGVAAGAAIGGRRTVGVVAGVVSIGLLVNAATQFCGLNAVLGVDTCSRDADTDP
- a CDS encoding MFS transporter — protein: MSLEQEAREEEIDPLDAFRQFFALERDVLVLSLAMFAFSLGFQMTSRYMAEYMSALGATAFVVGLFGTFGNVISALYPYPGGAISDRIGSRYALTAFGLCSTLGFGVWLAAPLLADVTIGPTSLAIVAIFLGLILAQAWKSFGLGATYAIVKQAVPPSRLAAGFASTETFRRTAFLVGPLIAAALFFPFGSTDSDVVLAFQLILVVALVFGVLGTVVQHVLYEGAEDSIGKEFEGVSQLLVDLRAMPDELRPLLVGDTLVRFANGMVYVFFVIVVTRFLGVGLTLSLPAVGTIALSPQSYFGLLLGLEMLVALLVMFPAALAAERVGLKPVVALGFVVYAVFPVMLITAPESAAVLAALFAFSGLRFAGLPAHKALIVGPAEAGAGGRVTGAYYLLRNLIVIPSAALGGLIWGGFANPLTGDPVFAGSPTLAFTIATGIGLVGTAYFLLFGKEFEAYQ
- a CDS encoding succinylglutamate desuccinylase/aspartoacylase family protein, with amino-acid sequence MTTTLGTASAGPGEIDTGRLEVGETRDGSPIGLPVAVINGAKSGKTLYMQAASDGDELNGVGVIQRVVPRLDPAELSGTILIVGIVNYHAFQVAEHRNPIDDTKMNRAYPGNESGTSSERIAAATFDVATGADLVLDLHQGSTSRMIDEVRVRCGGRHRLHGECLELAKAFGCGYVLDQKGPDGQLARAGPDEGVPTVDPELGGSVGWDEESIRKGVDGVFNVLRYYDFLDGETAVTTQTRARGFEQYGAPAGGLTTLESDLGSRVSAGDVLFEVTTPFGEPKAEVTADSSGILWRTRRLPQVATGEYVCSVATDIDEY
- a CDS encoding pyridoxal-phosphate dependent enzyme, with product MASDLTCPDCGTVYEAGPDEPWRCGCGHALEFTEHPLPEGEPLPLSRLDTTDGLWTFFEFLPIEQHVTFFEGFTPMVDAPEWNADFKLEYVFPTGSFKDRGATTTLSRAVELGVEKVIEDSSGNAGAAIATYAARAGIDADIYVPADVKQSKLMMIQRADARPVRIEGSRQDVTDACIDAVEGDGEDGDGDTDDVPWQTGEGWYASHAWNPAFYAGTMTFAFEVAAQRGWTVPDALVLPIGHGTLFLGAYRGFSLLNEAGIVDGMPRLLGAQATGYAPIVDALGGDTTDAEGNGTTIADGIKIAAPAREDEILDAIAATNGDAIAVGPDPMETALDRLHRGGFYVEPTCAAAPAALRQYRERGTIGEDEDVVVPLTGTGLKTL
- a CDS encoding NUDIX domain-containing protein, producing the protein MVSRPPAFCPDCGDSLETISFDGRERERCPDCERIVWHNPVPCAVVAVVDRTAPDPAVLCVERGVPPGVGEWTLPGGHMEVGEEPETAAARELAEETGVTVDPDALDILDATTVAPRDGKHVVTIHYVVDRAATDGEVIAGSDASAARFWSPADFEAANGTFRPVHEERFRDAAAWFE
- the udk gene encoding uridine kinase, whose translation is MKIPSFAIGIAGGTGAGKTTVSRTVAETVGEAVTRIPLDNYYEDLSHLTFEEREAVNYDHPSAFEWELLRDQLNALLTGQPIEMPQYDFEVHNRADERVTVEPSDVIVLEGILALHDEAIRDMLDLRVYVMTDADVRILRRIERDVIERDRDLEGVMDQYLETVKPMHEKFVAPTKKHADVIIPEGANRMAIDLLTEKVEAELSDGPTRDDPDRELTFDGPTTD
- a CDS encoding YbjQ family protein → MDIVTTETIPNREIVETLGIARGNTVEARNVGRDITQSIRNLAGGELKAYSELLTKARNEAISRMKADAEELGADAVVNVRLETSAVTDGGSEVIAYGTAVRLE
- the argS gene encoding arginine--tRNA ligase; translation: MFRALRAEVEAALETALADRDFPTDDLGIEEPPDDVESVLASSVAFRLAGEAGAPPPQVAEEIADAIDVDDLTYVSEVGTQGPYLNFLPSDAYLAETLETATGDEYGALEDREESVVVEHTSANPTGPVHVGRARNPIIGDAVGNLLDYAGYDVDRHYYVNDAGRQVATFTWAYETFDEDDLEEDPERDRIEYDLVRYYRKGNAFLENADDDAVAEAEAEIEAIMQGLEDGDEETYERISEVVDQVLSGMKACLGRLPAEFDEFVKETRFMFDGSTDDLVDRLQELDEAVYEEDAWQLDLEEHGIDKKMVFLRADGTTLYTTRDLAHHEWKFENYDRAVTVLGEDHKLQADQLRQTLDLLGNDVDQLENVIFSWVNLPGGLGMSTREGTGVDLDDLLDEAIDRARQEVEDRLDDRIRDDELDEDDIERIAHQVGIGAVRYDIVSKQPTKAITFEWDQALDFEAQSAPYVQYVHARCCGILEEAGLDPASDLATQAGIDLEAAADANLLDAPEERDLLETIARFPAAVEEAADDLEPHQIATYTREFADRFNAFYRECPVLADDVDPDVRDARLALVAASKHTVANALSILGVEAPRSM
- the minD gene encoding cell division ATPase MinD, which gives rise to MSQETVYAIASGKGGVGKTTTTVNLGTALAQAGKRVAIVDADLGMANLAGFVSLSPGATTLHDVLAGDASIDDATYRLAENIVAVPSGTDLDDYAETSPEGLRDVVSELRSSFDYVFLDVGAGVSHETVLPLGLADAVLLVSTPEPAAVHDSKKTLELTDRSGGEIAGLVITRTRPDSDVSYEEIAARLDVPLLGTIPDDPSARESVYAGTPLVVYEPDGPAAVAYRRLAADLSGIDVPDRPPSGRDTTGDGGSRAADGSSGGADASVIDRTPDEGSEGREAAQDDVSSAITEAETDP